One Gemmatimonadaceae bacterium genomic region harbors:
- a CDS encoding SDR family oxidoreductase, translated as MTALHGGTLTQVATGAETAATGRAGRLAGKVALVTGAAGNLGGHIVRHYLSEGATVVLTGRDLDRVEAARAACVEATGVPDAQASVVTLDGADPASVRTAMAAAIARHGRLDIVVNNAGSAGPRQPLRRVPITREELAALQAEGATDSETVGDAMRSILGVAWHVANAAAKVMQPGGSIINISTIFSRTEYYARSPYVVPKSALNALSKQLSFELGDRGIRVNTVYPGPIRSERIQSVFATMDTMRGDDPGTTATTFTGLMSLKRAGEDPAAGRTFPMPKDVANTCVFLGSDESAAFNGHDFEVTHGMWVRKESRSEFVSRPTMRTVDGSGLAVLVACGDQLEDGLAVARLQAEVGAAVLLGVPTDDDVGALRSLLNGNGLDSRIRVARFDRSVPETMERALAEGPAGGGAVHGAIIMPAYGPERFTGLVCEAGDDDIQEFIDHELTGAVALARTLSRYWSGRTDLPRNPRFVMMSNGSDGAWNSYADMLRAALEALTRVWRDETKVDVKHGRRQWIEWGNQIIRYGNNEPENRRFAAGQAARLICTDRRIPQVNLYMPKSIVKATGAKRAMLGFMENLTGLHLGKVALITGGSAGIGGQVARLLAMAGARVMLVARRESELEVMRAQIVGELEDVGYSGAERRVRTMAGVDVGDVATLRLAVDGTLAAFGRIDYLINNAGVAGAEEMVVDMSLDAWRYTLDANLVSNYALLKEVVPVMRKQGSGYILNVSSYFGGEKHLAVAYPNRADYAVSKAGQRALVESLARHLGPEIQINAIAPGPVDGDRLRGLGGKPGLFMRRGRLILENKRLNAAHSAVIRAVRRGMRVESTLEHLAANDVVQLTTDLDVPHELRELANQCRAEAADGATWGDYLMTPSIAERLLARLTLGGLFLDSGDWTPPTAAQWLRRLPPEDLPFLPPSSIEREAEKVNKGVMSLLHLRRMPTEVEVALATVFFLADRAVSGETFMPSGGLNLERSITERELFGSAKRERLDQLRGRTVWLIGEHLVPHLAEAARQLAEICSVGKIVLLTRTLPGADAIEAAIPRELRRVLVKIPCGDDIEAGMNAALKQAGRPTTVISTPFAPLPDLLFGRDGEVLDAAAFKELVDVNLTHHFRVARKASMLDDAQLVLVSPDVPAGGGGEVFSLANFVKSTLHALTATLAVENERLVNDVPVNQINLTRRVRSEEPRNEEETLEEVRRFARAVLLAGAPLPDAEDSRYRSRIYRGMAITV; from the coding sequence ATGACTGCACTACACGGGGGAACGTTGACACAGGTGGCGACGGGAGCGGAGACAGCCGCGACGGGACGTGCCGGCCGGCTGGCGGGGAAGGTGGCGCTGGTGACCGGCGCCGCCGGGAACCTCGGTGGGCACATCGTCCGCCACTACCTCTCCGAAGGGGCCACGGTGGTGCTCACGGGGCGCGACCTCGATCGCGTGGAGGCGGCGCGGGCGGCGTGCGTGGAGGCGACCGGCGTGCCGGACGCGCAGGCCTCGGTGGTCACGCTCGACGGCGCTGATCCCGCGTCGGTGCGCACGGCGATGGCTGCCGCCATCGCGCGGCATGGGCGCCTCGACATCGTCGTCAACAACGCCGGGTCCGCCGGCCCGCGCCAGCCGCTCCGCCGCGTGCCGATCACGCGCGAGGAACTCGCAGCACTGCAGGCCGAGGGGGCCACCGACAGCGAGACGGTCGGTGATGCCATGCGCAGCATCCTCGGGGTGGCGTGGCACGTCGCCAACGCGGCCGCGAAGGTGATGCAGCCGGGCGGGTCGATCATCAACATCTCGACGATCTTCTCGCGCACCGAGTACTACGCCCGCTCGCCGTACGTGGTGCCCAAGTCGGCGCTGAACGCCCTCTCGAAGCAGCTCTCGTTCGAGCTCGGTGACCGCGGCATCCGCGTCAACACCGTCTACCCCGGCCCGATCCGCTCGGAGCGCATCCAGTCGGTGTTCGCGACCATGGACACGATGCGCGGCGACGACCCGGGCACCACGGCGACGACCTTCACGGGACTGATGTCGCTGAAGCGCGCCGGCGAGGACCCGGCAGCCGGCCGCACCTTCCCGATGCCGAAGGACGTCGCCAACACCTGCGTCTTCCTTGGCAGCGACGAGTCGGCGGCGTTCAACGGGCACGACTTCGAGGTCACGCACGGCATGTGGGTGCGGAAGGAGAGCCGCAGCGAGTTCGTGTCGCGGCCGACGATGCGCACCGTGGACGGGAGCGGGCTGGCCGTGCTGGTGGCCTGCGGCGACCAGCTCGAGGATGGCCTCGCGGTGGCGCGCCTGCAGGCGGAGGTAGGCGCGGCGGTGCTGCTGGGCGTGCCGACCGACGATGACGTGGGGGCCCTCCGCTCGCTGCTCAATGGCAATGGACTCGACTCGCGCATCCGCGTCGCCCGCTTCGACCGTTCGGTGCCGGAGACGATGGAGCGCGCGCTGGCCGAGGGACCGGCCGGCGGCGGCGCCGTGCACGGGGCGATCATCATGCCCGCGTACGGGCCGGAGCGCTTCACGGGACTGGTCTGCGAGGCGGGCGACGACGACATCCAGGAGTTCATCGACCACGAGCTGACCGGGGCCGTCGCCCTCGCCCGCACCCTGAGCCGGTACTGGAGCGGCCGCACCGACCTGCCGCGCAACCCGCGCTTCGTGATGATGTCGAACGGCAGCGACGGGGCGTGGAACTCGTACGCCGACATGCTGCGCGCCGCGCTCGAGGCGCTCACCCGCGTGTGGCGTGACGAGACGAAGGTGGACGTGAAGCACGGCCGCCGGCAGTGGATCGAGTGGGGGAACCAGATCATCCGCTACGGCAACAACGAGCCCGAGAACCGGCGCTTCGCCGCCGGCCAGGCGGCGCGCCTGATCTGCACCGACCGGCGCATCCCGCAGGTCAACCTGTACATGCCGAAGTCGATCGTGAAGGCGACCGGCGCCAAGCGCGCGATGCTCGGCTTCATGGAGAACCTGACCGGGCTGCACCTCGGCAAGGTGGCGCTGATCACCGGCGGCTCGGCCGGCATCGGCGGCCAGGTGGCGCGCCTGCTGGCGATGGCGGGCGCCCGGGTGATGCTGGTGGCGCGCCGCGAGAGCGAGCTCGAGGTGATGCGCGCGCAGATCGTGGGCGAGCTGGAGGACGTGGGGTACAGCGGGGCCGAGCGGCGCGTGCGCACCATGGCCGGCGTGGACGTGGGGGACGTGGCCACGCTGCGCCTCGCGGTGGATGGCACGCTCGCCGCGTTCGGGCGGATCGACTACCTCATCAACAACGCCGGCGTCGCCGGCGCCGAGGAGATGGTGGTGGACATGTCGCTCGACGCGTGGCGCTACACACTGGATGCGAACCTGGTGTCGAACTACGCGCTGCTCAAGGAAGTGGTGCCGGTGATGCGGAAGCAGGGCAGCGGCTACATCCTGAACGTGTCGAGTTACTTCGGCGGCGAGAAGCACCTCGCGGTGGCGTACCCGAACCGGGCCGACTACGCGGTGAGCAAGGCCGGCCAGCGCGCGCTGGTGGAGTCGCTGGCGCGCCACCTGGGCCCGGAGATCCAGATCAACGCGATCGCACCGGGCCCGGTGGATGGTGACCGACTCCGCGGCCTGGGCGGCAAGCCGGGGCTGTTCATGCGCCGCGGTCGCCTGATCCTCGAGAACAAGCGCCTCAACGCCGCACACTCGGCGGTGATCCGCGCGGTGCGGCGCGGGATGCGCGTGGAATCGACGCTCGAGCACCTCGCGGCAAACGACGTGGTGCAGCTCACCACGGACCTCGACGTGCCACACGAGCTGCGCGAGCTCGCCAACCAGTGCCGTGCCGAGGCGGCCGACGGTGCGACGTGGGGCGACTACCTGATGACGCCGTCCATCGCCGAGCGGCTGCTGGCCCGACTCACGCTCGGCGGGCTGTTCCTGGATTCCGGCGACTGGACGCCGCCGACGGCCGCGCAGTGGCTGCGTCGCCTGCCGCCCGAGGACCTGCCGTTCCTGCCGCCGTCCTCGATCGAGCGCGAGGCGGAGAAGGTCAACAAGGGCGTGATGTCGCTGCTGCACCTGCGCCGCATGCCGACCGAGGTGGAGGTGGCGCTGGCGACGGTGTTCTTCCTGGCCGATCGCGCCGTGAGCGGCGAGACCTTCATGCCGTCGGGTGGCCTCAACCTCGAGCGGTCGATCACCGAGCGCGAGCTCTTCGGCAGCGCGAAGCGGGAGCGGCTCGACCAGCTCCGCGGCCGCACGGTGTGGCTGATCGGCGAGCACCTCGTGCCGCACCTGGCGGAGGCCGCACGGCAGCTGGCGGAGATCTGCAGCGTGGGGAAGATCGTGCTGCTGACGCGCACGCTGCCCGGTGCCGATGCGATCGAGGCCGCCATCCCGCGCGAGCTGCGCCGGGTGCTGGTGAAGATCCCGTGCGGCGACGACATCGAGGCGGGGATGAACGCGGCGCTGAAGCAGGCCGGTCGCCCCACCACCGTGATCTCGACGCCCTTCGCGCCGCTGCCCGACCTGCTGTTCGGGCGCGACGGCGAGGTGCTGGATGCGGCGGCGTTCAAGGAGCTGGTGGACGTGAACCTGACGCACCACTTCCGCGTGGCCCGCAAGGCCTCGATGCTGGACGACGCGCAGCTGGTGCTGGTGTCGCCCGACGTGCCCGCCGGCGGCGGCGGCGAGGTGTTCTCGCTGGCGAACTTCGTCAAGAGCACGCTGCACGCCCTCACGGCCACGCTGGCGGTCGAGAACGAGCGGCTGGTGAACGACGTGCCGGTGAACCAGATCAACCTCACGCGGCGCGTGCGGAGCGAGGAGCCGCGCAACGAGGAGGAGACGCTGGAGGAGGTGCGGCGCTTCGCGCGGGCCGTGCTGCTGGCCGGCGCACCGCTCCCGGATGCGGAGGACTCGCGCTACCGGTCGCGGATCTATCGCGGCATGGCCATCACGGTCTGA
- the pxpB gene encoding 5-oxoprolinase subunit PxpB, which translates to MPQTSVIPLGDRALTLEVPEADGAASRDLIRCLQAQLRCDAPAAVTALVPAIRTLTVHYDPMRITFGALRDYLAATVDALVVTAEPPRQPVIIPVCYGGEFGPDLDQLASLHGTSADGIVATHTAGAYIVAMVGFLPGFPYLEGLDPSLHTPRRAEPRTAVPAGSVGIGGSNTGIYPFSSPGGWHLIGRTPRTLFAATRDAPSLLLAGDHVRFTAITPTAFREQRERPA; encoded by the coding sequence GTGCCCCAGACCTCCGTGATTCCGCTTGGTGACCGCGCGCTGACCCTCGAGGTGCCCGAGGCGGATGGCGCAGCGTCGCGTGACCTCATCCGGTGCCTCCAGGCACAGCTCCGGTGTGACGCGCCCGCCGCGGTGACGGCCCTCGTGCCCGCCATCCGCACGCTCACCGTGCACTACGATCCCATGCGCATCACGTTCGGTGCGCTCCGCGACTACCTCGCGGCCACGGTCGATGCACTCGTCGTCACCGCCGAGCCGCCGCGCCAGCCGGTGATCATCCCCGTCTGCTACGGCGGCGAATTCGGCCCCGACCTCGACCAGCTCGCCAGTCTGCACGGCACCAGCGCCGACGGGATCGTGGCCACGCACACGGCGGGCGCGTACATCGTCGCCATGGTCGGCTTCCTCCCGGGCTTCCCGTACCTCGAGGGACTCGACCCCTCGCTGCACACGCCGCGCCGCGCCGAGCCGCGGACTGCGGTGCCGGCCGGCAGCGTCGGCATCGGCGGCAGCAACACCGGGATCTATCCCTTCAGCTCCCCTGGCGGCTGGCACCTCATCGGGCGCACGCCGCGCACGCTGTTCGCGGCCACCCGCGACGCGCCGTCGCTGCTGCTGGCCGGTGATCACGTGCGCTTCACCGCCATCACGCCGACAGCCTTCCGCGAGCAGCGCGAGCGTCCCGCGTGA
- a CDS encoding AMP-binding protein, with the protein MAVTTDPFLVDATGPRPVSPPVARCNPIRTRADWDRMRAECLADPGGFHGAIAQRELHWFNPSLGARGGWITWDDAATAWTGFDAESGAPITPALPAGYAPWSRAFNADAAPYFTWFDGGLTNAGFNEVDRHVLAGHGDEAALIFEGDRWDMSLDGGRGGPLECYPVSRRSLLLESAKCSIALLALGLRRGDRIALNMPNIPAQLYWTEGAKRIGVVYTPVFGGFSDKTLSDRIHDAGARVVITADGGYRNAQIVPFKTAYTDPALDDYVPMASARAVVSATLATLALPAAQVATVLATIDETLAGEITVQRSDVMRGVGRALQSLSDAHELNASDASRVRTAIAAALVSTPPRVDTVVVVRHSGIEDIVWRGERDRWSHELTDAALGVILAAAREAGIDVADETALLALPDRDFVRAIWAASAPAPLDAEFPLFFIYTSGSTGKPKGVVHVHGGYTAGIAHSMRVAFDATAGDVMYVVADPGWITGQSYMISAALTTRVTSVFTEGAPVFPHAGRFASIIERHKVSIFKAGATFLKGIMQDHQNAADVRRYDTSTLRVCTFCAEPVSPVVQQFGMELLAPWYINSYWATEHGGIAWTHFYGNGDFPLRADAHTYALPWILGDVWTESAPGDAEPTAPLTPHLRAAPGGVPFRRAARGEKGEIVIAAPYPYLARTVWGDSEHFTVDGHRVAAGWQGDVARWTSTYWTRWQGVWAYTQGDFAVRHDDDSFSLHGRSDDVINVSGHRMGTEEIEGAILRHRQLDPDSPVGNVIVVGAPHREKGLTPLAFVKPTAGRALTQDDKRRLSELVRFEKGAVAVPSDFIEVRQFPETRSGKYVRRMVRALVEGADVGDVSTLRNPESIEELRAAIGTWQRRQQLSDEQQLFERYRYFRVQYNTLAAGAKVATVYVTNPPVNALNERALDELNIVVDHLAHRDDVKAVVFTGDGTSSFVAGADIRQFLDEIHTLEQARVLPNNAQLAFRRIERMGKPCIAAIQGVALGGGMEFALACHYRIAEPYSQFGQPEIRLRLLPGYGGTQRLPRLLAARRGSDGVRDALELLLGGRNADGEAAHAMGLVDELSDASGDVLSAAHARVREWYRSGRASALGQAHTERLRQVTEWNGPGVEDLDVVMLDGHLQRILQQLAWAGRQAAGARVMDAVRTGWQRGLDAGLAREAELFAEGVVDPEGGKTGIRQFLDKQSQPLPIKRDGVRLVAEQGDFIAAQREAGALLPVGAPFYPGVTPIPAWQFAFGVPKDQATGAPRFGAPAVAEQELIVPVGTPGAMEALVYVLASEVNFNDIWAITGIPVSSFDNHDLDVQVTGSGGLGLVAALGSDAKAEGRLKVGDLVAIYSGQSDLLSPLAARDPMYADFSIQGYETDFGSHSQFIVTQAPQLHPVPGDLTLEQAGSYILNLGTIVRALFTTLKIEPGRTMFVEGSATGTGLEALKTALRSGVQVTGLVSSPERAAAVRALGAHGTLDRRDPRFSSLFTVVPEDEAARQEWVAAGAALCDEFRAQNGGRLADYVVSHAGETAFPRSFQLLEQGGALTFYGASSGYHFTFVGKPGIASPEMMLRRAGLRAGEAVLVYYGPRTTELVDATGLEMIEAVRALRGRCVVAATTDGQREFLQSLGFEDAIAGVVSLEEVSRRTSDFEWPESMPRLPDAKVQTEVFRQAVRDFQDNTLKPFGAAVGKVLRSPDNPRGAPDLIMERAGHDALGVSTSLVKPFTGRVVYCEQMEGRRYAFYAPQVWTRQRKILMPTATILGTHLTNAYEVTRMNDMIAAGFLEITPPTVVPWHELPVAHQAMWENRHAGANYLVNHALPALGLRGKDALLEAWAATEHDS; encoded by the coding sequence ATGGCCGTAACGACCGACCCGTTCCTCGTCGATGCGACGGGGCCTCGTCCCGTGTCACCTCCGGTGGCGCGCTGCAATCCCATCCGCACACGCGCCGACTGGGACCGCATGCGGGCGGAGTGCCTGGCAGACCCGGGAGGGTTCCACGGCGCGATCGCGCAGCGAGAGCTGCACTGGTTCAATCCGTCGCTGGGGGCTCGCGGCGGCTGGATCACGTGGGACGACGCCGCGACCGCCTGGACGGGCTTCGATGCGGAATCCGGCGCACCGATCACGCCGGCCCTGCCCGCGGGGTACGCACCCTGGTCGCGCGCATTCAACGCCGACGCCGCACCGTACTTCACCTGGTTCGACGGCGGCCTGACCAACGCCGGCTTCAACGAGGTGGACCGGCACGTCCTCGCGGGCCACGGCGACGAGGCCGCGCTGATCTTCGAGGGCGACCGCTGGGACATGTCGCTCGATGGCGGGCGCGGCGGGCCGCTGGAGTGCTACCCCGTCTCGCGCCGCAGCCTGCTGCTGGAGTCCGCGAAGTGCTCGATCGCGCTGCTGGCCCTCGGCCTCCGGCGCGGTGACCGCATCGCGCTGAACATGCCGAACATCCCGGCGCAGCTCTACTGGACCGAGGGGGCGAAGCGCATCGGCGTGGTGTACACGCCGGTGTTCGGCGGCTTCAGCGACAAGACGCTGAGTGACCGCATCCACGATGCCGGCGCGCGGGTGGTGATCACCGCCGACGGCGGCTATCGCAATGCGCAGATCGTGCCGTTCAAGACGGCGTACACCGACCCGGCGCTGGACGACTACGTGCCGATGGCGTCGGCGCGGGCGGTGGTGTCGGCGACGCTGGCGACGCTGGCACTGCCGGCGGCGCAGGTGGCCACGGTGCTGGCCACGATCGACGAGACGCTGGCCGGCGAGATCACGGTGCAGCGCAGCGACGTGATGCGCGGCGTGGGCCGCGCGCTGCAGTCGCTGTCGGATGCGCACGAGCTGAATGCGAGCGACGCGAGCCGGGTGCGCACCGCGATCGCGGCGGCCCTGGTCTCGACACCGCCGCGGGTGGACACGGTGGTGGTGGTGCGCCACAGCGGCATCGAGGACATCGTGTGGCGCGGGGAACGCGACCGCTGGAGCCACGAGCTGACCGACGCGGCGCTGGGCGTGATCCTGGCGGCGGCGCGGGAGGCCGGCATCGACGTGGCCGACGAGACGGCACTGCTCGCGCTGCCGGATCGCGACTTCGTGCGGGCGATCTGGGCCGCCAGTGCGCCCGCCCCGCTCGACGCCGAGTTCCCGCTCTTCTTCATCTACACCTCGGGCTCCACCGGCAAGCCGAAGGGCGTGGTGCACGTGCACGGCGGGTACACCGCCGGCATCGCGCACAGCATGCGGGTGGCGTTCGATGCGACGGCCGGCGACGTGATGTACGTGGTGGCCGACCCGGGGTGGATCACCGGCCAGAGCTACATGATCTCGGCCGCCCTCACCACGCGCGTGACGAGCGTGTTCACCGAGGGGGCGCCGGTGTTCCCGCACGCGGGGCGGTTCGCCTCGATCATCGAACGGCACAAGGTCAGCATCTTCAAGGCCGGTGCGACGTTCCTGAAGGGGATCATGCAGGACCACCAGAACGCGGCCGACGTGCGCCGGTACGACACGTCCACGCTCCGCGTCTGCACCTTCTGCGCCGAGCCGGTGTCGCCGGTGGTGCAGCAGTTCGGGATGGAGCTGCTGGCGCCGTGGTACATCAACTCGTACTGGGCCACGGAACACGGCGGCATCGCCTGGACACATTTCTACGGCAATGGCGACTTCCCGCTGCGGGCCGACGCGCACACCTACGCGCTGCCCTGGATCCTGGGCGACGTCTGGACCGAGTCGGCGCCGGGTGATGCCGAGCCGACGGCCCCGCTGACGCCACACCTTCGCGCGGCGCCGGGTGGCGTGCCGTTCCGGCGCGCGGCGCGCGGGGAGAAGGGTGAGATCGTCATCGCCGCACCGTATCCGTACCTCGCCCGCACCGTCTGGGGTGACAGCGAGCACTTCACGGTGGACGGCCACCGCGTGGCGGCCGGCTGGCAGGGAGACGTGGCCCGCTGGACGAGCACCTACTGGACGCGCTGGCAGGGCGTGTGGGCCTACACCCAGGGGGACTTCGCCGTCCGCCACGACGACGACTCGTTCTCGCTGCACGGCCGCAGCGACGACGTGATCAACGTCTCGGGGCACCGCATGGGCACCGAGGAGATCGAGGGGGCCATCCTGCGCCACCGGCAGCTCGATCCCGACTCTCCGGTCGGCAACGTGATCGTCGTCGGGGCGCCGCACCGGGAGAAGGGGCTCACGCCGCTCGCCTTCGTGAAGCCCACCGCAGGGCGCGCGCTGACGCAGGACGACAAGCGCCGCCTCTCGGAGCTGGTGCGCTTCGAGAAGGGGGCCGTGGCCGTGCCCAGCGACTTCATCGAGGTGCGCCAGTTCCCCGAGACGCGCAGCGGCAAGTACGTGCGGCGCATGGTGCGCGCCCTGGTGGAAGGGGCGGACGTGGGCGACGTGAGCACGCTGCGGAACCCGGAGTCGATCGAGGAGCTGCGCGCGGCGATCGGCACCTGGCAGCGCCGCCAGCAGCTCTCCGACGAGCAGCAGCTGTTCGAGCGCTACCGGTACTTCCGCGTGCAGTACAACACGCTCGCCGCCGGTGCCAAGGTGGCGACGGTGTACGTGACCAACCCGCCGGTGAATGCGCTCAACGAGCGGGCCCTGGACGAGCTGAACATCGTCGTCGACCACCTCGCGCACCGCGACGACGTGAAGGCGGTGGTGTTCACCGGTGACGGGACCTCGTCGTTCGTGGCCGGCGCCGACATCCGCCAGTTCCTCGACGAGATCCACACGCTGGAGCAGGCCCGCGTGCTGCCGAACAACGCGCAGCTCGCCTTCCGCCGCATCGAGCGCATGGGCAAGCCATGCATCGCGGCGATCCAGGGCGTGGCGCTGGGCGGCGGGATGGAGTTCGCCCTCGCCTGCCACTACCGCATCGCGGAGCCCTACTCGCAGTTCGGGCAGCCGGAGATCCGGCTCCGGCTGCTGCCGGGGTACGGCGGCACGCAGCGGCTGCCGCGACTGCTGGCGGCGCGCCGGGGCAGTGATGGCGTGCGCGACGCGCTCGAGCTGCTGCTCGGTGGGCGCAACGCCGACGGTGAGGCGGCGCACGCGATGGGGCTCGTGGACGAGCTGAGTGACGCCTCGGGTGACGTGCTCTCGGCGGCGCACGCGCGGGTGCGCGAGTGGTATCGCAGCGGGCGCGCGAGTGCGCTGGGCCAGGCGCACACGGAACGCCTGCGCCAGGTGACGGAGTGGAACGGGCCGGGCGTGGAGGACCTCGACGTCGTGATGCTCGACGGGCACCTGCAGCGCATCCTGCAGCAGCTGGCGTGGGCCGGCCGGCAAGCGGCAGGCGCGCGCGTGATGGATGCCGTGCGCACCGGCTGGCAGCGCGGGCTGGATGCAGGCCTGGCGCGTGAGGCGGAGCTGTTCGCCGAGGGGGTGGTGGATCCCGAAGGCGGCAAGACCGGCATCCGCCAGTTCCTCGACAAGCAGAGCCAGCCCCTGCCGATCAAGCGCGACGGCGTGCGGCTGGTGGCCGAGCAGGGCGACTTCATCGCGGCGCAGCGGGAGGCGGGCGCGCTGCTCCCCGTCGGCGCGCCGTTCTATCCCGGCGTGACGCCGATTCCCGCCTGGCAGTTCGCCTTCGGCGTGCCGAAGGACCAGGCCACGGGCGCGCCGCGGTTCGGCGCACCGGCCGTGGCGGAGCAGGAACTGATCGTGCCCGTGGGCACGCCGGGGGCGATGGAGGCACTCGTCTACGTGCTCGCGTCGGAAGTGAACTTCAACGACATCTGGGCGATCACCGGGATCCCGGTGTCGAGCTTCGACAACCACGACCTGGACGTGCAGGTCACCGGCTCCGGTGGCCTCGGCCTGGTGGCGGCGCTTGGCAGTGATGCCAAGGCGGAGGGGCGGCTCAAGGTCGGTGACCTGGTGGCGATCTACAGCGGGCAGAGCGACCTGCTCTCGCCCCTGGCGGCGCGCGACCCGATGTACGCCGACTTCTCGATCCAGGGATACGAGACCGATTTCGGCAGCCACTCGCAGTTCATCGTGACGCAGGCGCCGCAGCTGCACCCCGTGCCCGGCGACCTGACGCTGGAGCAGGCGGGATCGTACATCCTGAACCTCGGCACGATCGTCCGCGCGCTCTTCACCACGCTGAAGATCGAGCCGGGGCGCACGATGTTCGTGGAAGGGTCGGCGACCGGCACCGGTCTCGAGGCGCTCAAGACGGCGCTGCGCAGCGGGGTGCAGGTGACCGGGCTGGTGTCGAGCCCGGAGCGGGCGGCGGCGGTCCGGGCGCTGGGGGCCCATGGCACGCTGGACCGGCGCGACCCGCGCTTCTCGTCGCTCTTCACCGTGGTGCCGGAGGACGAGGCGGCGCGGCAGGAGTGGGTGGCGGCCGGCGCGGCACTGTGCGACGAGTTCCGTGCGCAGAACGGCGGGCGCCTCGCCGACTACGTCGTCTCGCACGCGGGAGAAACGGCGTTCCCGCGCAGCTTCCAGCTGCTCGAGCAGGGCGGCGCACTGACGTTCTACGGCGCGTCGAGCGGATACCACTTCACCTTCGTGGGCAAGCCCGGCATCGCGTCGCCGGAGATGATGCTGCGCCGTGCCGGCCTCCGCGCGGGTGAGGCGGTGCTGGTGTACTACGGCCCGCGCACCACCGAGCTGGTGGATGCGACGGGGCTCGAGATGATCGAGGCCGTGCGTGCGCTGCGCGGCCGGTGTGTGGTGGCCGCGACGACCGATGGCCAGCGGGAGTTCCTCCAGTCGCTCGGCTTCGAGGACGCGATCGCGGGTGTCGTCTCGCTGGAGGAGGTGTCACGCCGGACCTCCGACTTCGAGTGGCCGGAGAGCATGCCGCGCCTGCCGGATGCCAAGGTGCAGACGGAGGTGTTCCGCCAGGCGGTGCGGGACTTCCAGGACAACACGCTGAAGCCCTTCGGTGCCGCGGTGGGCAAGGTGCTGCGCTCGCCGGACAACCCGCGCGGGGCGCCGGACCTGATCATGGAACGCGCCGGCCACGACGCGCTCGGCGTGTCGACCTCGCTGGTGAAGCCGTTCACCGGCCGCGTGGTCTATTGCGAGCAGATGGAGGGCCGGCGCTACGCGTTCTACGCCCCGCAGGTGTGGACGCGGCAGCGGAAGATCCTCATGCCAACCGCCACGATCCTCGGCACGCACCTCACGAACGCCTACGAAGTGACGCGCATGAACGACATGATCGCGGCCGGCTTCCTGGAGATCACGCCGCCGACGGTGGTGCCCTGGCACGAGCTGCCGGTGGCGCACCAGGCGATGTGGGAGAATCGCCACGCCGGCGCGAACTACCTGGTGAACCACGCGCTGCCGGCGCTCGGATTGCGCGGCAAGGATGCCCTGCTCGAGGCCTGGGCGGCCACGGAGCACGACTCATGA
- the tesB gene encoding acyl-CoA thioesterase II: MSGHVDDLLELLDLEPLEVNIYRGQNRDIGTGRAFGGQVFAQALVAARRTVEGAREAHSVHGYFILPGDLEAPIVYFVDRLRDGNSFTTRRVTAIQHGQAIFNLSASFQVAETGIEHQEPMPAVPPPDKLITELDLIREIASRIPEALRPVLTQERPIDFRPVDPVDPFDPRPRPPVRHVWFRSLGAVPDEPIMHQAVLAYASDHGLLGTALQPHGLSFRSPGMQLASLDHSVWMHRPFRVDEWLLYSMDSPVTAGARGFVRGSIYTQDGTLVASVAQEGLMRLRSS, translated from the coding sequence ATGTCCGGCCACGTGGACGACCTGCTCGAGTTGCTCGACCTCGAGCCGCTCGAAGTCAACATCTATCGCGGGCAGAATCGCGACATCGGCACCGGGCGCGCGTTCGGCGGGCAGGTCTTCGCGCAGGCACTGGTGGCGGCGCGACGCACGGTGGAGGGCGCGCGCGAGGCGCACTCGGTGCATGGCTACTTCATCCTGCCCGGCGACCTCGAGGCGCCGATCGTCTACTTCGTGGACCGGCTGCGCGACGGCAACAGCTTCACCACGCGCCGGGTGACGGCCATCCAGCACGGCCAGGCGATCTTCAACCTGTCGGCATCGTTCCAGGTGGCGGAGACCGGGATCGAGCACCAGGAGCCGATGCCGGCCGTGCCGCCGCCGGACAAGCTCATCACGGAGCTGGACCTGATCCGCGAGATCGCGTCGCGCATCCCGGAGGCGCTGCGCCCGGTGCTCACGCAGGAACGGCCGATCGACTTCCGCCCGGTGGATCCGGTGGACCCGTTCGATCCGCGGCCGCGGCCACCGGTGCGGCACGTCTGGTTCCGCTCCCTGGGCGCCGTGCCCGACGAGCCAATCATGCACCAGGCCGTGCTGGCCTACGCCTCGGACCACGGATTGCTCGGCACCGCGCTGCAGCCGCACGGCCTGTCGTTCCGCTCGCCGGGCATGCAGCTCGCCTCGCTGGACCACTCGGTGTGGATGCACCGCCCGTTCCGGGTGGACGAGTGGCTCCTGTACTCGATGGACAGTCCGGTGACCGCCGGTGCGCGCGGCTTCGTGCGCGGCAGCATCTACACCCAGGACGGGACCCTCGTTGCGTCCGTCGCGCAGGAAGGGCTCATGCGGCTTCGCTCCAGCTGA